In Papio anubis isolate 15944 chromosome 20, Panubis1.0, whole genome shotgun sequence, a single window of DNA contains:
- the OLFM2 gene encoding noelin-2 isoform X4, with protein MEVLELRTYRDLQYVRGMETLMRSLDARLRAADGSLSAKSFQELKDRMTELLPLSSVLEQYKADTRTIVRLREEVRNLSGSLATIQEEMGAYGYEDLQQRVMALEARLHACAQKLGCGKLTGVSNPITVRAMGSRFGSWMTDTMAPSADSRVWYMDGYYKGRRVLEFRTLGDFIKGQNFIQHLLPQPWAGTGHVVYNGSLFYNKYQSNVVVKYHFRSRSVLVQRSLPGAGYNNTFPYSWGGFSDMDFMVDESGLWAVYTTNQNAGNIVVSRLDPHTLEVMRSWDTGYPKRSAGEAFMICGVLYVTNSHLAGAKVYFAYFTNTSSYEYTDVPFHNQYSHISMLDYNPRERALYTWNNGHQVLYNVTLFHVISTSGDP; from the exons ATGGAGGTCCTTGAGCTGCGGACGTATCGCGACCTCCAGTATGTACGCGGCATGGAGACCCTCATGCGGAGCCTGGATGCGCGGCTCCGGGCGGCTGATGGGTCCCTCTCGGCCAAGAGCTTCCAG GAGCTGAAGGACAGGATGACAGAACTGTTGCCCCTGAGCTCGGTCCTGGAGCAGTACAAGGCAGACACACGGACCATTGTACGCCTGCGGGAGGAGGTGAGGAATCTCTCCGGCAGTCTGGCGACCATCCAGGAGGAGATGGGTGCCTACGGGTACGAGGACCTGCAGCAGCGGGTGATGGCCCTGGAGGCCCGGCTCCATGCCTGCGCCCAGAAGCTGG GCTGTGGGAAGCTGACCGGGGTCAGTAACCCCATCACCGTTCGGGCCATGGGGTCCCGCTTCGGCTCCTGGATGACTGACACGATGGCCCCCAGTGCGGATAGCCGG GTCTGGTACATGGATGGCTATTACAAGGGCCGCCGGGTCCTGGAGTTCCGTACCCTGGGAGACTTCATCAAAGGCCAGAACTTTATCCAGCACCTGCTACCCCAGCCGTGGGCGGGCACGGGCCACGTGGTGTACAACGGCTCCCTGTTCTATAACAAGTACCAGAGCAACGTGGTGGTCAAATACCACTTCCGCTCGCGCTCCGTGCTGGTGCAGAGGAGCCTCCCGGGCGCCGGTTACAACAACACCTTCCCCTACTCCTGGGGCGGTTTCTCCGACATGGACTTCATGGTGGACGAGAGCGGGCTCTGGGCTGTGTACACCACCAACCAGAACGCGGGCAACATCGTGGTCAGCCGGCTGGACCCACACACCCTCGAGGTCATGCGGTCCTGGGACACCGGCTACCCCAAGCGCAGCGCCGGCGAGGCCTTCATGATCTGCGGTGTGCTCTACGTGACCAACTCCCACCTGGCTGGGGCCAAGGTCTACTTTGCCTATTTCACCAACACGTCCAGTTACGAGTACACGGACGTGCCCTTCCACAACCAGTATTCCCACATCTCGATGCTGGATTACAACCCCCGGGAGCGCGCCCTCTATACCTGGAACAACGGCCACCAGGTGCTCTACAATGTCACCCTGTTTCACGTCATCAGCACCTCTGGGGACCCCTGA
- the OLFM2 gene encoding noelin-2 isoform X2 produces the protein MSVPLLKIGAVLSTMAMVTNWMSQTLPSLVGLNGTVSRAGASEKITLFQSPEEGWQLYTSAQAPDGKCICTAVIPAQSTCSRDGRSRELRQLMEKNVSQSMEVLELRTYRDLQYVRGMETLMRSLDARLRAADGSLSAKSFQELKDRMTELLPLSSVLEQYKADTRTIVRLREEVRNLSGSLATIQEEMGAYGYEDLQQRVMALEARLHACAQKLGCGKLTGVSNPITVRAMGSRFGSWMTDTMAPSADSRVWYMDGYYKGRRVLEFRTLGDFIKGQNFIQHLLPQPWAGTGHVVYNGSLFYNKYQSNVVVKYHFRSRSVLVQRSLPGAGYNNTFPYSWGGFSDMDFMVDESGLWAVYTTNQNAGNIVVSRLDPHTLEVMRSWDTGYPKRSAGEAFMICGVLYVTNSHLAGAKVYFAYFTNTSSYEYTDVPFHNQYSHISMLDYNPRERALYTWNNGHQVLYNVTLFHVISTSGDP, from the exons ACTCTTTTCCAGAGCCCAGAAGAGGGCTGGCAGCTGTACACCTCAGCCCAGGCCCCTGATGGGAAATGCATCTGCACGGCTGTGATCCCAGCGCAGAGTACCTGCTCTCGAGATGGCAGGAGTCGGGAGCTGCGGCAACTGATGGAGAAG AATGTCTCCCAGTCCATGGAGGTCCTTGAGCTGCGGACGTATCGCGACCTCCAGTATGTACGCGGCATGGAGACCCTCATGCGGAGCCTGGATGCGCGGCTCCGGGCGGCTGATGGGTCCCTCTCGGCCAAGAGCTTCCAG GAGCTGAAGGACAGGATGACAGAACTGTTGCCCCTGAGCTCGGTCCTGGAGCAGTACAAGGCAGACACACGGACCATTGTACGCCTGCGGGAGGAGGTGAGGAATCTCTCCGGCAGTCTGGCGACCATCCAGGAGGAGATGGGTGCCTACGGGTACGAGGACCTGCAGCAGCGGGTGATGGCCCTGGAGGCCCGGCTCCATGCCTGCGCCCAGAAGCTGG GCTGTGGGAAGCTGACCGGGGTCAGTAACCCCATCACCGTTCGGGCCATGGGGTCCCGCTTCGGCTCCTGGATGACTGACACGATGGCCCCCAGTGCGGATAGCCGG GTCTGGTACATGGATGGCTATTACAAGGGCCGCCGGGTCCTGGAGTTCCGTACCCTGGGAGACTTCATCAAAGGCCAGAACTTTATCCAGCACCTGCTACCCCAGCCGTGGGCGGGCACGGGCCACGTGGTGTACAACGGCTCCCTGTTCTATAACAAGTACCAGAGCAACGTGGTGGTCAAATACCACTTCCGCTCGCGCTCCGTGCTGGTGCAGAGGAGCCTCCCGGGCGCCGGTTACAACAACACCTTCCCCTACTCCTGGGGCGGTTTCTCCGACATGGACTTCATGGTGGACGAGAGCGGGCTCTGGGCTGTGTACACCACCAACCAGAACGCGGGCAACATCGTGGTCAGCCGGCTGGACCCACACACCCTCGAGGTCATGCGGTCCTGGGACACCGGCTACCCCAAGCGCAGCGCCGGCGAGGCCTTCATGATCTGCGGTGTGCTCTACGTGACCAACTCCCACCTGGCTGGGGCCAAGGTCTACTTTGCCTATTTCACCAACACGTCCAGTTACGAGTACACGGACGTGCCCTTCCACAACCAGTATTCCCACATCTCGATGCTGGATTACAACCCCCGGGAGCGCGCCCTCTATACCTGGAACAACGGCCACCAGGTGCTCTACAATGTCACCCTGTTTCACGTCATCAGCACCTCTGGGGACCCCTGA
- the OLFM2 gene encoding noelin-2 isoform X3: MWPLTVPPPLLLLLCSGLAGQTLFQSPEEGWQLYTSAQAPDGKCICTAVIPAQSTCSRDGRSRELRQLMEKVQNVSQSMEVLELRTYRDLQYVRGMETLMRSLDARLRAADGSLSAKSFQELKDRMTELLPLSSVLEQYKADTRTIVRLREEVRNLSGSLATIQEEMGAYGYEDLQQRVMALEARLHACAQKLGCGKLTGVSNPITVRAMGSRFGSWMTDTMAPSADSRVWYMDGYYKGRRVLEFRTLGDFIKGQNFIQHLLPQPWAGTGHVVYNGSLFYNKYQSNVVVKYHFRSRSVLVQRSLPGAGYNNTFPYSWGGFSDMDFMVDESGLWAVYTTNQNAGNIVVSRLDPHTLEVMRSWDTGYPKRSAGEAFMICGVLYVTNSHLAGAKVYFAYFTNTSSYEYTDVPFHNQYSHISMLDYNPRERALYTWNNGHQVLYNVTLFHVISTSGDP; encoded by the exons ACTCTTTTCCAGAGCCCAGAAGAGGGCTGGCAGCTGTACACCTCAGCCCAGGCCCCTGATGGGAAATGCATCTGCACGGCTGTGATCCCAGCGCAGAGTACCTGCTCTCGAGATGGCAGGAGTCGGGAGCTGCGGCAACTGATGGAGAAG GTCCAGAATGTCTCCCAGTCCATGGAGGTCCTTGAGCTGCGGACGTATCGCGACCTCCAGTATGTACGCGGCATGGAGACCCTCATGCGGAGCCTGGATGCGCGGCTCCGGGCGGCTGATGGGTCCCTCTCGGCCAAGAGCTTCCAG GAGCTGAAGGACAGGATGACAGAACTGTTGCCCCTGAGCTCGGTCCTGGAGCAGTACAAGGCAGACACACGGACCATTGTACGCCTGCGGGAGGAGGTGAGGAATCTCTCCGGCAGTCTGGCGACCATCCAGGAGGAGATGGGTGCCTACGGGTACGAGGACCTGCAGCAGCGGGTGATGGCCCTGGAGGCCCGGCTCCATGCCTGCGCCCAGAAGCTGG GCTGTGGGAAGCTGACCGGGGTCAGTAACCCCATCACCGTTCGGGCCATGGGGTCCCGCTTCGGCTCCTGGATGACTGACACGATGGCCCCCAGTGCGGATAGCCGG GTCTGGTACATGGATGGCTATTACAAGGGCCGCCGGGTCCTGGAGTTCCGTACCCTGGGAGACTTCATCAAAGGCCAGAACTTTATCCAGCACCTGCTACCCCAGCCGTGGGCGGGCACGGGCCACGTGGTGTACAACGGCTCCCTGTTCTATAACAAGTACCAGAGCAACGTGGTGGTCAAATACCACTTCCGCTCGCGCTCCGTGCTGGTGCAGAGGAGCCTCCCGGGCGCCGGTTACAACAACACCTTCCCCTACTCCTGGGGCGGTTTCTCCGACATGGACTTCATGGTGGACGAGAGCGGGCTCTGGGCTGTGTACACCACCAACCAGAACGCGGGCAACATCGTGGTCAGCCGGCTGGACCCACACACCCTCGAGGTCATGCGGTCCTGGGACACCGGCTACCCCAAGCGCAGCGCCGGCGAGGCCTTCATGATCTGCGGTGTGCTCTACGTGACCAACTCCCACCTGGCTGGGGCCAAGGTCTACTTTGCCTATTTCACCAACACGTCCAGTTACGAGTACACGGACGTGCCCTTCCACAACCAGTATTCCCACATCTCGATGCTGGATTACAACCCCCGGGAGCGCGCCCTCTATACCTGGAACAACGGCCACCAGGTGCTCTACAATGTCACCCTGTTTCACGTCATCAGCACCTCTGGGGACCCCTGA
- the OLFM2 gene encoding noelin-2 isoform X1 produces the protein MSVPLLKIGAVLSTMAMVTNWMSQTLPSLVGLNGTVSRAGASEKITLFQSPEEGWQLYTSAQAPDGKCICTAVIPAQSTCSRDGRSRELRQLMEKVQNVSQSMEVLELRTYRDLQYVRGMETLMRSLDARLRAADGSLSAKSFQELKDRMTELLPLSSVLEQYKADTRTIVRLREEVRNLSGSLATIQEEMGAYGYEDLQQRVMALEARLHACAQKLGCGKLTGVSNPITVRAMGSRFGSWMTDTMAPSADSRVWYMDGYYKGRRVLEFRTLGDFIKGQNFIQHLLPQPWAGTGHVVYNGSLFYNKYQSNVVVKYHFRSRSVLVQRSLPGAGYNNTFPYSWGGFSDMDFMVDESGLWAVYTTNQNAGNIVVSRLDPHTLEVMRSWDTGYPKRSAGEAFMICGVLYVTNSHLAGAKVYFAYFTNTSSYEYTDVPFHNQYSHISMLDYNPRERALYTWNNGHQVLYNVTLFHVISTSGDP, from the exons ACTCTTTTCCAGAGCCCAGAAGAGGGCTGGCAGCTGTACACCTCAGCCCAGGCCCCTGATGGGAAATGCATCTGCACGGCTGTGATCCCAGCGCAGAGTACCTGCTCTCGAGATGGCAGGAGTCGGGAGCTGCGGCAACTGATGGAGAAG GTCCAGAATGTCTCCCAGTCCATGGAGGTCCTTGAGCTGCGGACGTATCGCGACCTCCAGTATGTACGCGGCATGGAGACCCTCATGCGGAGCCTGGATGCGCGGCTCCGGGCGGCTGATGGGTCCCTCTCGGCCAAGAGCTTCCAG GAGCTGAAGGACAGGATGACAGAACTGTTGCCCCTGAGCTCGGTCCTGGAGCAGTACAAGGCAGACACACGGACCATTGTACGCCTGCGGGAGGAGGTGAGGAATCTCTCCGGCAGTCTGGCGACCATCCAGGAGGAGATGGGTGCCTACGGGTACGAGGACCTGCAGCAGCGGGTGATGGCCCTGGAGGCCCGGCTCCATGCCTGCGCCCAGAAGCTGG GCTGTGGGAAGCTGACCGGGGTCAGTAACCCCATCACCGTTCGGGCCATGGGGTCCCGCTTCGGCTCCTGGATGACTGACACGATGGCCCCCAGTGCGGATAGCCGG GTCTGGTACATGGATGGCTATTACAAGGGCCGCCGGGTCCTGGAGTTCCGTACCCTGGGAGACTTCATCAAAGGCCAGAACTTTATCCAGCACCTGCTACCCCAGCCGTGGGCGGGCACGGGCCACGTGGTGTACAACGGCTCCCTGTTCTATAACAAGTACCAGAGCAACGTGGTGGTCAAATACCACTTCCGCTCGCGCTCCGTGCTGGTGCAGAGGAGCCTCCCGGGCGCCGGTTACAACAACACCTTCCCCTACTCCTGGGGCGGTTTCTCCGACATGGACTTCATGGTGGACGAGAGCGGGCTCTGGGCTGTGTACACCACCAACCAGAACGCGGGCAACATCGTGGTCAGCCGGCTGGACCCACACACCCTCGAGGTCATGCGGTCCTGGGACACCGGCTACCCCAAGCGCAGCGCCGGCGAGGCCTTCATGATCTGCGGTGTGCTCTACGTGACCAACTCCCACCTGGCTGGGGCCAAGGTCTACTTTGCCTATTTCACCAACACGTCCAGTTACGAGTACACGGACGTGCCCTTCCACAACCAGTATTCCCACATCTCGATGCTGGATTACAACCCCCGGGAGCGCGCCCTCTATACCTGGAACAACGGCCACCAGGTGCTCTACAATGTCACCCTGTTTCACGTCATCAGCACCTCTGGGGACCCCTGA